A genomic region of Carassius carassius chromosome 27, fCarCar2.1, whole genome shotgun sequence contains the following coding sequences:
- the LOC132106765 gene encoding DDB1- and CUL4-associated factor 4-like gives MKRGNWRSSSRDCHRHHNQSQWRSRHRSAHEEQEYSSDNASGDASSSSASTSAPELPGFYFDPEKNRYFRLLPGHNNCNPLTKEGLQKKEEEKKRSALLAEDDGPRKKAPRTGLNSALLLQKRHLGLLPPSSYSRLIHEVKVSGMQRHRLEVQSSNSTSPNTDNFHLIVADSACERVFTVNDVSHGGCKYGIMNFHGYRKGSLSVEMCDNLYFTNRKLNSVCWASVTHKDSHVLLCLVGISQTPGCVSLLPASLFSNFNPDQPGMLCSFKISTAWSCAWCLNPQANKTFSTGLSRRVIVTDAVTGRRATYLAGSDVLAQQFALRAPVLFNGCRSGEIFSIDLRQRDRGRSHSWKTSRFFQESAITSVQLLQDENYLLAADMLGKIKLWDIRLKRSVRQYDGHHNEYAYLPIHVNEPEGLLLAVGQDCYTRLWSLHDSRLLRTIPSPHPAGKDSIPNVVFSSQLGGSRGLPGLLMAVRHDLYYYSYNKDYQEGLTLEDQC, from the exons ATGAAGCGGGGGAACTGGCGATCGAGTAGCAGGGACTGTCACCGACACCATAATCAGTCGCAGTGGCGGAGCAGACATCGTTCAGCCCACGAGGAGCAGGAATATAG ttCTGACAATGCATCAGGTGATGCAAGTTCATCCTCAGCATCCACATCTGCACCAG AGTTGCCAGGTTTCTACTTTGACCCAGAGAAAAACCGCTACTTTCGTTTGCTGCCTGGGCACAACAACTGTAACCCTCTGACAAAAGAAGGGCTTCAGAAAAAGGAAGAGGAGAAAAAGAGATCTGCGCTTCTGGCGGAGGATGATGGTCCTAGGAAG AAAGCTCCCAGGACTGGGCTGAATTCTGCATTGCTGTTACAGAAGAGACATCTGGGTCTGCTGCCCCCAAGCTCATATTCTAG GCTGATCCATGAAGTTAAAGTCAGCGGGATGCAACGTCACCGGCTGGAGGTGCAGAGCTCCAACTCCACCAGCCCGAACACAGATAACTTCCATCTTATTGTT GCAGATTCAGCTTGTGAGCGAGTCTTCACAGTAAATGATGTGTCACACGGAGGCTGCAAGTATGGCATTATGAATTTCCACGGCTACAGAAAAGGCTCTCTGTCGGTGGAGATGTGTGATAACCTTTATTTCACTAACCGCAAG TTGAACTCTGTGTGCTGGGCATCCGTGACACATAAAGACTCTCATGTTCT GTTGTGTTTGGTGGGCATTTCTCAGACTCCAGGCTGTGTAAGCTTATTACCTGCTTCTCTTTTCAGCAACTTCAATCCAG ATCAACCAGGGATGCTATGCAGTTTTAAGATCTCCACAGCTTGGTCATGTGCATGGTGCCTCAACCCTCAGGCTAATAAAACCTTCAGCACTG GCCTTTCTCGACGAGTGATTGTGACCGATGCTGTGACTGGACGCAGGGCGACATACCTCGCAGGCAGTGATGTCCTAGCTCAACAGTTTGCCCTGAGG GCTCCCGTGTTGTTCAACGGCTGTCGCTCAGGAGAGATCTTCAGCATTGACCTGCGTCAGCGTGACAGGGGTCGCAGTCACAGTTGGAAGACCAGCCGCTTCTTCCAGGAGTCGGCCATCACCTCGGTCCAGCTGCTACAGGATGAGAACTACCTCCTCGCTGCTGACATGCTGGGCAAG ATAAAGCTGTGGGACATCCGTTTAAAGCGGTCTGTCAGACAGTATGACGGACACCACAATGAATATGCCTACCTACCCATTCATGTCAATGAGCCCGAAGGATTGCTGCTCGCTG TGGGTCAGGACTGCTACACCCGACTCTGGAGCCTCCATGACAGCCGTCTCCTAAGGACCATCCCCTCACCTCACCCTGCAGGGAAAGACTCGATCCCAAATGTGGTGTTTTCCTCCCAGCTGGGTGGTAGTAGAGGACTTCCTGGACTCCTCATGGCTGTCCGTCATGATCTGTACTACTACTCATACAACAAAGACTATCAGGAAGGTCTAACACTGGAGGATCAATGCTAA